In the genome of Calliopsis andreniformis isolate RMS-2024a chromosome 10, iyCalAndr_principal, whole genome shotgun sequence, one region contains:
- the LOC143184669 gene encoding uncharacterized protein LOC143184669 isoform X1 — MKLSVALAIIFTCVFIHCVEGRAKKTTQLSLQSKETNVVNFMRLLMLRLVFGVASAMGLGENLSGVLGGIFVPPGADDYVLGSRSFDREDINTPEERRMSHSHRNFLRVRIVLEVLWSGRV, encoded by the exons ATGAAGCTCTCCGTCGCCTTGGCGATCATCTTCACCTGTGTCTTT ATCCACTGCGTCGAGGGCAGAGCGAAGAAGACCACGCAATTGTCTCTTCAGAGTAAAGAGACCAACGTGGTGAACTTCATGAGGCTGCTGATGCTGAGACTCGTTTTTGGAGTCGCTTCGGCGATGGGTCTCGGGGAGAATTTGTCTGGAGTCCTCGGAGGAATCTTTGTGCCACCTGGAGCTGATGATTACG TGCTTGGTTCCCGCTCTTTTGATCGGGAAGATATAAATACCCCCGAAGAACGACGAATGTCTCACTCACACCGGAACTTCCTGAGGGTGCGGATCGTCTTGGAAGTTCTTTGGAGTGGAAGGGTCTAG
- the Med31 gene encoding mediator complex subunit 31 isoform X1, whose amino-acid sequence MNRLDDPPGLMKGRKPSFIGMNGGPETDDQQRLRFQVELEFVQCLANPNYLNFLAQRGYFKDSTFVNYLKYLLYWKEPEYAKYLKYPMCLYFLDLLQYEHFRREVVNSQCTKFIDDQQILLWQHYTRRRTRLLQTAAEQTQHANPQNNESDFGRVMLKPE is encoded by the exons ATGAATCGTTTGGATGATCCTCCGGGTCTCATGAAAGGCAGAAAACCATCTTTCATTGGAATGAACG GGGGTCCAGAAACAGACGACCAGCAGCGTTTGCGATTCCAGGTGGAATTAGAATTTGTCCAGTGTCTTGCTAATCCAAACTATTTAAACT TTTTAGCGCAACGTGGATATTTCAAAGATTCAACTTTCGTGAACTATCTGAAGTATTTATTGTATTGGAAGGAACCAGAATAtgcaaaatatttgaaatacccTATGTGCTTGTATTTCCTTGATTTATTGCAATATGAACACTTTAGGAGAGAAGTAGTTAACTCTCAGTGTACAAAATTCATTGATGACCAACAGATTTTGCTGTGGCAGCATTATACCAGGCGCAGAACGAGACTTCTCCAAACTGCAGCTGAACAAACGCAGCATGCGAATCCTCAAAATAATG AATCTGATTTCGGACGAGTGATGCTGAAACCTGAATAG
- the LOC143184470 gene encoding frizzled-4-like, producing the protein MRSTLVVILSWIVCDVYGICEPIRIEMCRGLGYNVTAMPNLVGHEIQGDADFTLQTFSPLIQYGCSAQLHLFLCSVYAPMCTDKVSSPIGPCRGLCEQVRARCFPVLQGFGFPWPAALNCSRFPPENNHRHMCMEGPGEPGPINPVLVVNSKNAAWGCSWYAKSALYIFLNRSGKCAAACDADILWSQKDKKLTEAWMAAFTTISLISVVIAILSLLRSRKRDNVLNTAEKFIALLTICHAAIAAGYVIRLVAGRIAVACTSAVSLPPQEQVMMLESQQRYLTQDGLANPYCATVFFLLYYFGNAASVWWVIVCAWWCIVVKKWTRTCGDPKKNFGLYTEFSTIGTIAAWGVPAAFTIAVLVTRDVDADELTGTCFVGQQSTRSLLFLVLIPQILYQFLGTVFLLFGMFFFLLPRSIAIPTRVFNTVPSSATLRHRGNLKSPLEIQRYRRTEIKRIGIFAWLHYILTASLTGSIFYEWLCRESWLRAPEPSTIPRAPQKPILQFFILKIVVTLGAGILSSSWIWWPKIIGVWRRLPPCKQPPYKCHPPLSVVHCYGSGSTSHISHQVHPLGHLAPVQHPLLQEEIEHTMARSYSKKHKKYRKHHSGSETQV; encoded by the exons ATGAGATCGACATTAGTTGTGATTTTATCGTGGATAGTATGCGATGTGTACGGAATTTGCGAACCAATTAGAATAGAAATGTGCAGAGGTTTAGGATACAATGTTACTGCTATGCCGAATTTGGTAGGGCATGAAATTCAAGGGGATGCTGACTTCACCCTTCAGACATTCAGTCCTTTGATTCAATATGGATGCAG CGCACAGTTGCACTTATTCTTATGCTCGGTGTACGCACCAATGTGCACAGACAAAGTGTCCTCACCAATAGGCCCTTGTAGAGGCCTCTGTGAACAAGTGAGGGCACGTTGTTTCCCTGTACTGCAGGGGTTCGGTTTTCCTTGGCCTGCTGCTTTAAATTGTTCGAGATTTCCACCAGAAAATAATCATCGACACATGTGCATGGAAGGTCCAGGGGAACCTGGTCCTATAAATCCAGTTTTA GTTGTTAATTCTAAAAACGCTGCATGGGGCTGTTCTTGGTACGCTAAGTCAGCCCTGTACATATTTCTGAACCGTTCAGGAAAATGTGCAGCGGCATGTGACGCGGATATTTTGTGGTCACAAAAGGATAAGAAACTGACAGAGGCTTGGATGGCAGCATTTACGACGATTTCTCTAATTTCCGTCGTAATTGCAATCTTGAGTCTCTTGAGATCGCGAAAACGCGACAATGTTTTGAACACTGCTG AGAAGTTCATAGCACTTTTGACAATCTGTCACGCAGCAATAGCAGCGGGATACGTAATTAGGCTTGTTGCTGGCAGAATTGCAGTTGCATGTACTTCAGCAGTTTCGCTCCCTCCTCAAGAACAGGTGATGATGCTTGAGTCACAGCAAAGATATTTAACTCAGGATGGCCTGGCAAATCCCTACTGTGCTACAGTATTCTTTTTGCTTTACTATTTTGGAAACGCTGCCAGTGTTTG GTGGGTGATAGTTTGTGCATGGTGGTGCATCGTGGTAAAAAAGTGGACACGAACTTGTGGCGATCCAAAAAAGAATTTTGGATTGTATACAGAATTTTCTACCATTGGAACGATTGCTGCTTGGGGGGTTCCAGCTGCTTTTACAATTGCTGTTTTAGTGACTAGAGACGTAGACGCTGACGAGCTAACAG GTACATGCTTCGTAGGACAACAAAGTACCAGATCCCTTCTATTCCTCGTATTGATACCTCAAATCCTCTACCAATTCCTGGGGACTGTATTTCTCCTATTCGGCAtgttcttcttcctcctccctCGTTCAATCGCCATCCCAACCAGAGTCTTCAACACGGTACCATCCTCGGCCACTCTTCGTCATCGAGGAAATCTGAAATCCCCTCTGGAAATACAGCGATATCGAAGAACAGAGATCAAAAGAATTGGAATCTTCGCGTGGCTGCACTACATATTAACAGCTAGCCTAACTGGCAGCATTTTCTACGAATGGCTGTGCAGGGAATCATGGCTGAGAGCACCAGAGCCTTCGACGATTCCGCGAGCTCCTCAGAAGCCAATTCTGCAATTTTTTATATTGAAGATAGTGGTCACCCTTGGTGCAGGGATTTTGTCATCGTCTTGGATTTGGTGGCCAAAGATTATAGGTGTGTGGAGGCGGCTGCCTCCTTGCAAACAGCCTCCTTATAAGTGTCATCCTCCGTTGTCGGTTGTCCATTGTTATGGAAGTGGATCTACGAGCCACATTTCGCATCAGGTGCATCCCTTGGGGCACCTAGCGCCTGTGCAGCATCCCCTTTTGCAGGAGGAAATAGAACACACGATGGCAAGGAGTTatagcaagaagcataaaaaatataGGAAGCATCACAGTGGAAGTGAGACTCAAGTTTAA
- the Med31 gene encoding mediator complex subunit 31 isoform X2, whose translation MNRLDDPPGLMKGRKPSFIGMNGGPETDDQQRLRFQVELEFVQCLANPNYLNFLAQRGYFKDSTFVNYLKYLLYWKEPEYAKYLKYPMCLYFLDLLQYEHFRREVVNSQCTKFIDDQQILLWQHYTRRRTRLLQTAAEQTQHANPQNNVLIE comes from the exons ATGAATCGTTTGGATGATCCTCCGGGTCTCATGAAAGGCAGAAAACCATCTTTCATTGGAATGAACG GGGGTCCAGAAACAGACGACCAGCAGCGTTTGCGATTCCAGGTGGAATTAGAATTTGTCCAGTGTCTTGCTAATCCAAACTATTTAAACT TTTTAGCGCAACGTGGATATTTCAAAGATTCAACTTTCGTGAACTATCTGAAGTATTTATTGTATTGGAAGGAACCAGAATAtgcaaaatatttgaaatacccTATGTGCTTGTATTTCCTTGATTTATTGCAATATGAACACTTTAGGAGAGAAGTAGTTAACTCTCAGTGTACAAAATTCATTGATGACCAACAGATTTTGCTGTGGCAGCATTATACCAGGCGCAGAACGAGACTTCTCCAAACTGCAGCTGAACAAACGCAGCATGCGAATCCTCAAAATAATG TATTGATAGAATAA
- the LOC143185096 gene encoding uncharacterized protein LOC143185096: MSNKTSENSSNTKSSIEISNSVFQRLEHGVSDEEKSTTTDNFWINKVATIDEEHTKNNGLDISEVDKLLREVSQYVTPKSEHGCPIDASRVSIHSYECFILLYTVSRLNFILLISITLMCTDRKRVILYKKNNELKAAECLKDNKGDTLTCAREVETFTKCIDKLLYEVVRKDLKDSRTKKKETFTETFERQFQL; encoded by the exons atgagTAACAAGACTTCAGAAAATTCGTCAAATACGAAAAGTTCAATAGAAATCAGTAACTCAGTTTTTCAGAGACTAGAACATG gtGTAAGTGATGAAGAAAAATCTACAACGACAGATAATTTTTGGATTAACAAAGTAGCTACCATCGACGAAGAACATACAAAAAACAATGGTTTAGACATCAGCGAAGTAGATAAACTCCTTCGGGAAGTTAGTCAATATGTAACTCCGAAATCGGAGCATGGTTGTCCTATTGATGCATCAAGAGTGAGTATTCATAGCTATGAATGTTTTATATTACTTTATACAGTTAGTCGTCTAAATTTTATACTTTTGATATCTATAACTTTAATGTGTACAGACAGAAAAAGGGTGATTCTATATAAAAAAaa TAACGAATTAAAGGCTGCAGAATGtttaaaagacaataaaggAGACACATTGACTTGTGCAAGAGAAGTAGAAACTTTCACAAAATGTATCGATAAATTATTGTACGAAGTAGTTCGCAAAGATTTGAAAGATTCACGAACGAAAAAGAAGGAGACTTTCACGGAAACATTCGAGCGACAATTTCAGCTTTAA
- the LOC143184712 gene encoding organic anion transporter 3 codes for MQAEEVKIGCFQVVIVLLLGVNYVIVAMSHALPFFHNYTPEYHCQVSPLRLKKEFAQNAFYLSLKFHLSFRSCDSEPCLGDYQFATEFGENSVVTEWGLICEKRYLTFLGPTVYYIGVAMGAWIAGLLADRTGRLPVQAICLYTQGTMAVALYAVQNYPAFLALRSLQGVFAQGLQNSTYILSLELFPAKARTYVALIMQIAWAVGLVLLAALSYIIPDWRILQLAVSVPTAITVLYIWIIPESPRWLLAKGKITEAEMAVERITKYNTCCKRLHKEAPAEMETVSENITPIKPERKSRTSCVDLKKSKNDEVKEEATNLLINDANTVEQQKNQNTPPRSVSENLESKVTQPEVPQRNGEPEELNTPSSSRNHRKLKSLSQPLTNRHSKNDVELSSAQKETSKENGEKKSDEEKSSNAHMSLKEELKELFVSRLMRKYGIVMVCQWLSCSVAYHVFLTLVPNFPIDRHVNFALGGALEIAAYVFIYFVLSRYGRRIPMSVYQSLNGFICILTVAAMVLSNPTFGSDLTKTILLLFGRVTVISTISIAYLYTIEIFPTVGRGTCLGICTIFAKIGSLCTPHFLLSGKYFPVTIPVIIIGMLCLVSGGLALILPETMNKVLPDTVEDSELLIVKRREKRNNLITESTLTNEDLCEREILREKLFSEDWVDAGNGILVNFTENKNSE; via the exons ATGCAGGCCGAGGAAGTGAAAATCGGATGCTTCCAAGTGGTCATCGTCCTCCTACTGGGTGTTAATTATGTAATTGTCGCAATGAGCCACGCGTTACCTTTCTTTCATAATTACACGCCAGAGTATCACTGCCAGGTGAGTCCTCTGAGGCTTAAAAAGGAATTTGCGCAAAATGCATTCTACCTTTCGTTAAAGTTTcatctttccttta GGAGCTGTGACTCGGAACCCTGTTTAGGCGATTACCAATTCGCAACAGAGTTTGGGGAAAACAGCGTGGTAACAGAGTGGGGATTAATTTGTGAAAAAAGATACTTGACGTTTCTTGGACCCACTGTGTATTACATCGGGGTTGCGATGGGCGCTTGGATCGCTGGACTTCTGGCTGATCGTACAGGAAGGCTTCCTGTTCAGGCGATTTGCTTGTACACACAGGGGACGATGGCTGTTGCGTTGTACGCGGTGCAG AATTATCCCGCCTTCCTGGCCCTCCGCAGCCTCCAAGGAGTCTTCGCTCAGGGTCTGCAGAACTCGACGTATATTCTTTCTTTGGAGTTGTTCCCTGCAAAAGCTCGAACTTACGTTGCGTTAATTATGCAAATTGCTTGGGCTGTAGGTTTAGTGCTCCTGGCTGCACTCAGTTACATCATACCCGACTGGAGAATCCTGCAATTGGCTGTTTCAGTTCCCACTGCAATAACTGTTCTTTACATCTg GATTATACCAGAGTCCCCAAGATGGTTGCTAGCGAAAGGTAAAATAACCGAGGCGGAAATGGCAGTGGAACGAATCACAAAATATAATACCTGCTGCAAAAGATTGCACAAAGAAGCTCCAGCTGAAATGGAAACTGTTTCCGAAAATATTACACCGATTAAACCAGAAAGGAAATCGCGTACTTCCTGTGTGGATTTAAAAAAATCAAAAAATGATGAAGTTAAAGAAGAAGCTACTAACTTGTTGATCAATGATGCCAATACTGTTGAACAACAAAAaaatcaaa ACACACCTCCGAGATCAGTTTCGGAAAATCTAGAGAGCAAGGTCACCCAACCGGAAGTTCCTCAGCGAAATGGAGAACCAGAAGAGTTAAACACTCCATCAAGTTCTAGAAATCATCGAAAATTAAAATCTCTATCGCAACCACTCACAAATCGACATTCGAAAAACGATGTGGAGTTAAGTTCTGCTCAAAAAGAGACATCGAAAGAAAATGGAGAAAAGAAAAGTGACGAAGAAAAATCGAGTAACGCGCACATGTCACTGAAAGAAGAGCTAAAAGAGCTGTTTGTTTCTAGATTAATGAGAAAATATGGAATAGTGATGGTTTGTCAATG GTTGTCCTGTTCCGTAGCCTACCACGTTTTCCTCACACTAGTGCCAAATTTTCCTATAGACAGACACGTGAACTTTGCCCTCGGAGGGGCTCTGGAAATTGCAGCCTACGTTTTTATCTATTTCGTGTTATCCAGATATGGTAGGCGAATACCGATGTCTGTCTACCAATCACTGAATGGCTTTATTTGCATATTAACAGTCGCTGCAATGGTTCTTTCGAATCCTACATTTGGAAGTG ATCTGACGAAGACCATTCTGCTTCTGTTTGGTAGAGTAACAGTGATAAGTACCATTTCCATAGCTTATTTATACACGATCGAGATATTCCCAACAGTTGGTCGGGGAACTTGTCTGGGTATCTGtacaatttttgcaaaaatcGGTAGTTTGTGTACGCCACACTTCCTGTTATCG GGGAAGTATTTTCCAGTCACCATTCCTGTAATAATTATTGGAATGCTTTGTTTGGTGTCTGGAGGACTTGCTCTCATTTTGCCTGAGACCATGAACAAGGTGTTACCTGACACtgttgaagactctgaacttcTAATTGTAAAAAGAAGGGAAAAGAGAAATAATTTGATCACTGAGAGTACACTTACGAATGAGGATCTCTGTGAGAGGGAAATTCTGAGAGAGAAACTATTTTCGGAGGATTGGGTGGATGCTGGGAACGGCATATTAGTCAATTTTACAGAAAACAAAAATTCCGAgtga
- the Elp6 gene encoding elongator complex protein 6, which translates to MDSVSNILGIDKVNMSGKLILIEEKHESNANFVLNSIILNALKKQSGICFVLFHNTLNHYHNMGMKFGYNLTLLKEQGKIKIIEPMKIIASNIESINEPTPNLNISLTKLMSNSNINIVHNLFTIIKDEYHKLKESNESVTIIIEDLSHLYDLGFNLESPVYYIRYLRSLLQLDNILQICIVMHTYKSESQDCIPNVFSHYLKHISHLYVAIDPLESGYSSDVCGKITINWKTDHIRKEYNLSETTRYIYTISNRQVKIHTLGTTPILT; encoded by the coding sequence ATGGATTCAGTGTCTAACATACTTGGTATTGATAAAGTAAATATGAgtggaaaattaattttaattgaagAAAAACACGAGAGCAATGCAAACTTTGTATTAAATTCAATCATTCTCAATGCATTAAAGAAACAAAGTGGAATCTGTTTTGTCCTTTTTCATAATACCCTTAATCATTATCATAACATGGGTATGAAATTTGGATATAATCTTACACTATTAAAAGAACAAGGTAAGATTAAAATTATCGAACCAATGAAGATTATTGCATCTAATATCGAATCCATAAATGAACCAACTCCTAATTTAAATATATCATTGACTAAATTAATGTCTAATTCTAACATTAATATAGTTCataatttatttacaattattaaggATGAATATCATAAGCTAAAGGAGTCTAATGAATCAGTGACAATTATAATTGAAGATTTAAGCCATCTTTACGATCTTGGATTTAACTTGGAAAGTCCTGTGTATTATATAAGATATTTAAGGTCACTTCTTCAATTGGATAATATATTACAAATTTGTATTGTAATGCATACTTATAAATCTGAATCACAAGACTGCATTCCAAATGTATTTTCACATTATTTAAAACACATAAGTCATTTAtatgttgcaattgatcctttggaatcaggatattctagtgatgtATGTGGAAAAATTACAATTAATTGGAAGACAGATCATATCAGAAAAGAATATAACTTGTCAGAAACAACAAGATACATCTACACAATATCAAATCGTCAAGTAAAGATTCATACACTTGGTACCACACCAATATTAACATAA
- the LOC143184448 gene encoding alpha-tocopherol transfer protein-like, whose translation MAAKMLPLPFPFSLEEELKKNPQIKMSDIELLREWCEKQQHLPKPTDLELILFLHSNYYSIEAAKNTMENFYTIRSHIPEIFSNRDPLGSKEVRQAMNVVFATSLKEPTKKGYKVLFGKLIDPDPSHYSFEDASKYFFMVSEMVGLKTGTCDGYVFISDAAEVTLGHASRISPMALKKVVMYVQEAIPVRLKELHFINTPPVMDVVLNMMKPFMKKELWSMIHLHSSLKTLEEFISLDILPDEIGGKAGPISKLHEEQVKEIESKREWFIEEEKLCRVNESLRIGKSRSANELFGVEGSFKKLEID comes from the exons ATGGCTGCGAAGATGCTACCATTGCCTTTTCCTTTCTCTTTGGAAGAGGAACTAAAGAAGAATCCACAAATAAAAATGTCGGATATAGAGCTGCTGAGAGAATGGTGCGAGAAGCAACAACATCTTCCAAAGCCCACAGACTTGGAACTGATACTCTTCCTCCACAGCAACTATTACAGTATCGAAGCGGCCAAAAACACTATGGAGAACTTTTACACCATCAGATCACATATCCCAGAGATCTTTTCTAATAGAGACCCACTGGGGTCTAAGGAAGTGCGTCAAGCTATGAATGTTGT AttcgcaacaagtttgaaagagcCAACGAAAAAAGGCTACAAGGTGCTTTTCGGAAAGTTAATAGACCCAGATCCGTCACATTATTCTTTTGAAGACGCTAGCAAGTATTTCTTTATGGTCTCCGAAATGGTGGGCCTTAAAACTGGCACTTGTGATGGGTACGTTTTTATCTCTGACGCCGCAGAAGTAACTCTGGGCCATGCGAGCAGAATAAGCCCTATGGCTCTAAAGAAGGTGGTCATGTATGTGCAAGAAGCTATACCTGTTCGGTTGAAGGAATTGCATTTTATTAACACACCGCCTGTGATGGACGTGGTACTAAACATGATGAAACCTTTTATGAAAAAGGAACTGTGGAGCATG ATACATTTGCATTCGTCGTTAAAAACGTTAGAAGAATTCATTTCGCTGGATATTCTCCCAGACGAAATCGGAGGAAAAGCTGGACCAATATCGAAACTCCACGAAGAACAAGTAAAGGAAATTGAAAGTAAACGAGAATGGTTTATTGAAGAAGAAAAATTGTGTCGAGTGAATGAATCTTTGCGAATTGGTAAAAGCAGATCCGCGAACGAACTTTTTGGTGTCGAGGGCTCTTTCAAAAAGCTCGAAATAGATTGA
- the LOC143184450 gene encoding ejaculatory bulb-specific protein 3-like, translated as MNWKTLRYLVFVLLQILVVVLAEEKYSSKYDDINVDNILANSRLRNQYVNCYLGTSTCVTADARYFKGIFPEAFVTKCRKCTQKQEEFFSKITIWFTEHEPDTWRRIIEKTVENIQKKAPK; from the exons ATGAATTGGAAAACTTTAAGGTATCTTGTGTTTGTGCTGTTACAAATTTTGGTGGTTGTACTTGCCGAAGAGAAATACAGTTCGAAATACGATGACATCAACGTAGATAATATCCTAGCGAATTCTAGACTGAGGAATCAGTACGTGAATTGTTACCTGGGAACTTCGACTTGTGTTACTGCAGATGCGAGATATTTCAAAG GTATATTTCCTGAAGCTTTTGTGACGAAATGTCGGAAGTGCACTCAGAAGCAAGAAGAATTTTTCAGTAAGATTACTATCTGGTTTACAGAGCACGAACCAGATACTTGGAGGCGTATCATCGAGAAAACAGTTGAAAATATTCAGAAAAAGGCTCCTAAATGA
- the LOC143184669 gene encoding uncharacterized protein LOC143184669 isoform X2: MKLSVALAIIFTCVFIHCVEGRAKKTTQLSLQSKETNVVNFMRLLMLRLVFGVASAMGLGENLSGVLGGIFVPPGADDYGDYADDYVPELF; this comes from the exons ATGAAGCTCTCCGTCGCCTTGGCGATCATCTTCACCTGTGTCTTT ATCCACTGCGTCGAGGGCAGAGCGAAGAAGACCACGCAATTGTCTCTTCAGAGTAAAGAGACCAACGTGGTGAACTTCATGAGGCTGCTGATGCTGAGACTCGTTTTTGGAGTCGCTTCGGCGATGGGTCTCGGGGAGAATTTGTCTGGAGTCCTCGGAGGAATCTTTGTGCCACCTGGAGCTGATGATTACGGTGATTACGCTGACGATTATGTACCAgagttattttaa
- the LOC143184857 gene encoding ejaculatory bulb-specific protein 3-like, giving the protein MNRLRNMFLGFLLVTLLALASADEEKYTSKYDDTDVDQILATPKLRNQYVNCFLEAGPCITADAKYFRDMLPEAFVTKCKKCTEKQVTFLDKATAWFTENEPETWERIVKQIYSRMKMEAADKE; this is encoded by the exons ATGAATCGTCTTCGCAACATGTTTTTGGGCTTCCTACTGGTGACACTTTTAGCGCTTGCGAGTGCTGATGAAGAGAAGTATACTTCGAAGTACGATGACACGGACGTGGATCAAATTTTAGCAACTCCTAAACTGAGGAATCAATATGTGAACTGTTTCCTGGAAGCAGGACCTTGTATTACAGCGGATGCAAAATATTTTAGAG ACATGCTCCCTGAAGCTTTTGTAACAAAATGCAAAAAGTGCACTGAGAAGCAAGTAACGTTCCTAGACAAAGCTACAGCTTGGTTTACGGAAAACGAACCTGAGACTTGGGAACGTATCGTTAAACAAATATATTCAAGGATGAAAATGGAGGCTGCTGACAAAGAATAA